The proteins below are encoded in one region of Sedimentibacter sp. zth1:
- a CDS encoding TM1266 family iron-only hydrogenase system putative regulator: MKRKVAVISAILESPKEAQAEFNKIVSDFKGIVKGRMGIPYDEMGISVISIIIFGTIDEINSFTGKIGNVKGVIVKTSISKKEI, encoded by the coding sequence ATGAAAAGAAAAGTAGCTGTTATAAGTGCAATTCTAGAAAGTCCAAAGGAAGCGCAAGCTGAGTTTAATAAGATTGTATCTGATTTCAAGGGTATAGTAAAAGGACGAATGGGCATTCCTTATGATGAAATGGGAATATCAGTAATATCAATTATTATTTTTGGAACTATTGATGAAATAAATAGTTTTACTGGTAAAATAGGGAATGTAAAGGGGGTTATAGTAAAGACTTCAATTTCAAAGAAGGAAATATAA
- a CDS encoding S8 family serine peptidase: protein MKKFFSVVLSLLLVFSLMNCQPAFADSFFFNSQDKVENELIICFEAEEEDGVKAFNSTSAIDEQEAALKSLGLEVKGSVIKSLNDSNDRMGIFEDKTEEVLKSLGSVFLVKYDSKKYFTSKLATSGIKKQLEKQGYKIKYVEQNYIYKALNVTQDYNISSYTLNPNQAWHYEMINVPQAWETTVGSPDVKIAVLDTGIDYNHDCLSNFVDLNLSKSYVNDSPMDDHSHGTHVAGTIASYGSVSGVMRNASLIAVKVLDSNGSGSSYDIQEAITYAANCNADAINMSLGGGSFSQSMQDACTYAINQGTVVVAATGNSGTSTVSYPAKYDGVIGVGNVKSDRTRASSSQYGVGLDIMAPGTNIYSTVPNNSFAFYSGTSMATPHVCGVVGLMRAANPDATVAEICDAIFETGQYAGPSNQYGNGIIDANACVNAITGTPVDPPAEQQLSVSTEYSSWWFMLYQDITVKDENNNVVSGATVNVEITCPNGSIVNKNLTTDSNGVASNSISAWSYGYGTYTYKVTVNKTGYDTVIINETVNFN, encoded by the coding sequence ATGAAAAAGTTTTTTAGCGTAGTATTATCATTATTACTTGTTTTTTCATTGATGAATTGCCAACCTGCATTTGCAGATAGTTTTTTCTTCAACTCACAAGATAAAGTTGAAAATGAATTAATTATTTGTTTTGAAGCAGAAGAAGAAGACGGTGTAAAAGCATTTAATTCGACAAGTGCAATTGATGAACAAGAAGCAGCGTTAAAATCACTTGGGCTAGAAGTTAAAGGTTCAGTGATAAAATCATTGAATGACTCAAATGACAGAATGGGCATATTTGAAGACAAAACTGAAGAAGTATTGAAATCTTTAGGATCAGTATTTTTAGTAAAATATGATTCAAAGAAATATTTTACTTCTAAACTAGCTACATCTGGTATTAAAAAACAATTAGAAAAGCAAGGGTACAAAATCAAGTATGTAGAACAAAATTATATCTATAAAGCATTAAATGTAACTCAAGACTATAATATAAGTAGTTATACTTTAAATCCAAATCAGGCATGGCATTATGAGATGATTAATGTTCCTCAAGCTTGGGAAACAACTGTTGGAAGTCCTGATGTAAAAATTGCTGTATTAGATACAGGTATTGATTATAATCATGATTGTTTAAGTAATTTTGTTGATCTAAATTTATCTAAAAGCTATGTAAATGATAGTCCTATGGATGATCATAGTCATGGAACACATGTTGCAGGAACAATTGCAAGTTATGGTAGTGTTTCAGGGGTTATGAGAAATGCATCATTGATAGCTGTAAAAGTATTGGATTCAAATGGAAGTGGTTCATCATATGATATTCAAGAGGCAATAACATACGCTGCTAATTGTAATGCTGATGCTATTAACATGTCCTTAGGTGGAGGTTCTTTTTCGCAATCAATGCAAGATGCCTGCACATATGCTATTAATCAGGGAACTGTTGTTGTAGCAGCTACTGGAAATAGTGGAACAAGTACAGTGTCATATCCTGCTAAATACGATGGAGTTATTGGGGTTGGAAATGTAAAAAGTGATAGAACAAGAGCATCGAGTTCTCAATATGGTGTAGGACTTGATATAATGGCTCCTGGAACTAACATTTATAGTACTGTTCCTAATAATAGCTTTGCATTTTACTCAGGTACTTCAATGGCAACACCTCATGTTTGTGGAGTAGTAGGGCTTATGAGAGCTGCAAATCCAGATGCAACAGTAGCTGAAATATGTGATGCTATATTTGAAACAGGTCAGTATGCAGGTCCATCAAATCAATATGGAAATGGTATTATTGATGCTAATGCATGTGTGAATGCTATAACAGGCACTCCAGTAGATCCACCTGCAGAACAACAATTGAGTGTTTCAACTGAATATTCAAGTTGGTGGTTTATGCTATATCAAGATATCACAGTAAAGGATGAAAATAACAACGTAGTTAGCGGTGCTACAGTAAACGTTGAAATTACTTGCCCTAATGGAAGTATAGTAAATAAAAACTTAACTACTGATTCCAATGGCGTAGCTTCTAATAGTATTAGTGCATGGTCATATGGATATGGAACATATACTTATAAGGTAACAGTAAATAAAACAGGCTATGATACAGTTATAATTAATGAAACTGTAAATTTTAATTAG